One Myxococcus stipitatus DNA segment encodes these proteins:
- a CDS encoding NACHT domain-containing protein translates to MRNEKVADPEHLIAQYNQRFLHLETRLAKESLGGFSGAPVAVDGCVVGIITAQLQRRLFDSQSADPTVSPPSPQWRLSLDTLYALPVTLLNECFALAGEARKPRPRGLEQLLALFDDPRCEGQWVVPTLSNLDTGAQMPATEFASRVWQSPRALFGVEAPSGSGKSTLIEFLGRHAMQANVAGPIDLVPLYVNAASWVDAPDSDEIFHFAVRQRARRRGRGCELINPGFYTRWPDEFGIRFMVLVEGLDELDLKQQRAFEPHLQTFASNVGRGDALVLVTRSRTKVVSRTLANELAWHSILPFSDEQQRQAVERWQTAVSRDGGREVLSALPDTIRQHPQWLAVALAAASGSAARSRPVPAHVTALYSEYERHALPEYALEDTAEASFQRAALQTFALWSIQNRRTDIQLFKRERLGVLAARLDESPARAQTGFGRLMDDLAARRNLLQKDGDRVVWRHASIQAYFAASALVSSNEEVRKAQAFNDQDPVDVLLGDVTYSENEVKLFAASMLCDADRERLLSLAGSSPKARKLVAASAPYGFELASHGPALASSLVSDLLGRRQGKSACSLLWELYDGAMPDELRCMVSIGRDATDALADAFHGLQDVYFLARVFSSALAHVRAFDALESVAADSASHAVVRTQALRALFAAGAENHVRNLLERVSFVGPMRRIAEAACRVLVPGLASRLGLGPVDDFRRSECGGVFWLAVAAAEENRLADVVEQVVRGGFSLSDVEALLSVAERYEMLDAPCLSQIEGAVSVSTRLLAHARERQSIRANPLNLLHEEGEPPNTARLDAACLNIHAWAEGRMIGKLRFVVEKESTPELRAHAVKGLANIGAARTLRSLGQSGVYPTEKYLESHADIWFGRIVGMDRSETPWW, encoded by the coding sequence TTGAGAAACGAGAAGGTCGCGGACCCCGAGCACCTGATTGCCCAGTACAACCAGCGATTCCTTCATCTGGAGACGCGGTTGGCCAAGGAGAGCCTCGGGGGATTCAGCGGGGCGCCGGTCGCAGTCGACGGATGCGTCGTTGGCATCATCACGGCGCAACTCCAGCGCAGACTGTTCGACTCTCAGTCCGCCGATCCCACTGTTTCGCCGCCATCTCCGCAATGGCGTCTTTCGCTTGATACTCTATATGCGTTGCCCGTGACGCTGTTGAACGAATGCTTCGCGCTTGCCGGGGAGGCTCGGAAGCCCCGACCGCGGGGGCTGGAGCAGCTTCTCGCGCTCTTTGATGATCCTCGGTGCGAGGGGCAGTGGGTGGTGCCGACATTGTCGAATCTCGATACCGGTGCGCAGATGCCCGCGACTGAGTTCGCGTCGCGGGTCTGGCAGTCGCCTCGGGCCCTGTTCGGGGTCGAGGCGCCGAGTGGCTCCGGAAAGTCGACGTTGATCGAGTTCCTCGGACGTCATGCCATGCAGGCGAATGTGGCCGGCCCAATCGACCTGGTACCGCTCTATGTCAATGCGGCCTCCTGGGTTGACGCTCCAGACAGTGACGAGATTTTTCATTTCGCGGTAAGGCAACGCGCGCGGCGAAGGGGACGCGGCTGCGAGCTGATCAATCCCGGCTTCTATACCCGATGGCCTGATGAATTCGGAATCCGGTTCATGGTGTTGGTCGAGGGGCTTGATGAACTCGACCTGAAGCAGCAAAGGGCGTTCGAGCCGCATCTGCAGACCTTCGCGAGCAATGTCGGGCGAGGCGATGCGCTGGTCCTGGTGACACGCTCGCGAACGAAAGTTGTGTCGCGAACACTCGCGAATGAGCTCGCCTGGCATTCAATCCTGCCATTCAGCGACGAGCAGCAGCGACAGGCCGTCGAACGTTGGCAGACTGCCGTATCCAGGGATGGCGGGCGAGAAGTGCTCAGCGCGTTGCCGGACACGATACGTCAACACCCCCAGTGGCTGGCGGTCGCGCTGGCTGCCGCGTCCGGTTCGGCGGCGAGGTCACGCCCCGTTCCTGCGCATGTTACCGCGCTGTATTCGGAATATGAGCGGCACGCGTTACCGGAATATGCACTCGAGGATACAGCGGAAGCCTCGTTTCAACGTGCGGCATTGCAGACTTTCGCGTTGTGGTCGATTCAGAATCGTCGCACGGACATCCAGCTCTTCAAACGCGAACGCTTGGGCGTTCTCGCCGCGCGGCTGGATGAGTCGCCCGCGCGTGCTCAAACAGGATTTGGCCGTCTGATGGACGACCTCGCTGCTCGTCGGAATCTGCTGCAAAAGGATGGAGATCGCGTCGTCTGGAGGCATGCCTCCATCCAGGCGTATTTCGCGGCGAGCGCTCTCGTCTCCTCCAACGAAGAGGTGCGCAAGGCCCAGGCGTTCAACGATCAAGACCCGGTGGATGTCCTCCTAGGGGATGTGACTTACAGCGAGAACGAGGTGAAGCTGTTTGCCGCGTCGATGTTGTGTGACGCGGACCGGGAGCGGTTGTTGAGCCTTGCTGGTTCAAGTCCGAAGGCCCGAAAGCTGGTGGCGGCCTCCGCTCCGTATGGATTTGAGCTCGCGTCGCATGGCCCGGCGTTGGCGAGTTCGCTCGTCTCTGATCTGCTCGGTCGACGTCAGGGCAAGTCGGCCTGCTCATTGCTGTGGGAACTCTATGATGGGGCGATGCCTGACGAACTCAGGTGCATGGTCAGTATCGGCAGGGATGCGACGGATGCGCTGGCGGACGCGTTCCATGGACTTCAGGACGTGTACTTCCTGGCGCGAGTCTTCTCGTCGGCACTGGCTCATGTGAGAGCATTCGATGCGCTCGAGAGCGTGGCCGCTGACTCCGCGTCTCACGCCGTCGTGAGGACGCAGGCGCTGCGTGCCTTGTTTGCCGCGGGGGCGGAGAATCATGTCAGGAATCTCTTGGAAAGGGTATCCTTCGTCGGCCCCATGAGGCGGATTGCTGAAGCGGCATGCCGTGTGCTGGTGCCCGGGTTGGCATCTCGTCTTGGTCTCGGCCCAGTGGATGATTTTCGCCGCTCGGAGTGTGGAGGCGTGTTCTGGCTGGCGGTGGCGGCGGCCGAGGAGAACCGTCTCGCGGATGTCGTTGAACAGGTCGTGCGTGGCGGCTTCTCGCTTTCAGATGTCGAGGCGTTGCTCTCAGTCGCGGAGCGCTACGAGATGCTGGATGCGCCATGCCTCAGCCAGATCGAGGGTGCTGTCTCCGTTTCCACCCGACTTTTGGCTCATGCTCGTGAGCGCCAGTCCATCAGGGCCAACCCGCTCAACCTGCTGCATGAAGAGGGAGAGCCGCCGAACACCGCCAGGCTGGATGCCGCATGTCTGAACATCCATGCCTGGGCGGAGGGGCGCATGATCGGGAAGCTTCGTTTCGTGGTGGAGAAGGAATCCACGCCGGAGTTGCGCGCCCACGCGGTCAAGGGGCTCGCCAACATCGGGGCGGCACGGACACTCAGGTCGCTGGGGCAATCGGGCGTGTATCCCACCGAGAAATACCTGGAGAGTCACGCGGACATCTGGTTCGGACGGATTGTTGGAATGGACCGGAGTGAAACGCCATGGTGGTGA
- a CDS encoding ArnT family glycosyltransferase, producing MTGRAPTRDEKWTAFGLWVLAFVALWVTESAVGFTRDESVYFAAAEGYAGWFRQLLHSPARALTDAAIVRAWDYNHEHPALMKTLFGLSHLLFHDTLGWMRSATAFRLPAFALAALVPALSFLFGSALYGRTAGLFAALAFMLVPRQYFNAELSCFDVPVAALWLLVVYGFWRALEDVKWGVWCGVAFGLALATKHNALFLPFVLTPFALWRAWTASQAVPEARAWLLRFVGLFAAVGVFYGLLVLSLGGADGFQRGFLLLSPHTLLFAGLAAGGTWLLKGVEKVSPEVTRALVPIAAMAVLGPILFYLHWPYLWHHPVDRTAWYLAFHAKHNHYAWFYLGTLLREPPFPLAYVVVKTALTVPTSLFAPMVTGLVALAARVGLTRFERTRAWVTRPVTMAEALVGVNAVTSILIISHPQVPHFGGVKHWFPSMVFLGLLAGEAVARGCAALWERLRTRWASLPWTAVAAPVFAVLLAPALAYSAHVFPYGTAAYSELAGGAAGAATLGMQRQFWSSHVTGVLPWINAHAKPGARLFLHEVHGGSFRDYQRNGMLREDLRAVGSPFDADIVAYQYHQEFREHEFLTWQAFGTRTPAMGLYLDETPQVVVYVRPEAR from the coding sequence ATGACGGGCAGGGCGCCCACGCGGGACGAGAAGTGGACCGCCTTCGGCCTGTGGGTGCTGGCCTTCGTGGCGCTGTGGGTGACGGAGTCCGCGGTGGGCTTCACGCGTGACGAGAGCGTCTACTTCGCGGCGGCGGAGGGCTACGCGGGCTGGTTCCGCCAGCTCTTGCATTCGCCCGCGCGGGCGCTGACGGACGCGGCCATCGTGCGGGCGTGGGACTACAACCACGAGCACCCGGCGCTGATGAAGACGCTGTTCGGGCTGAGCCACCTGCTCTTCCACGACACGTTGGGGTGGATGCGGTCGGCCACGGCCTTCCGGCTGCCGGCGTTCGCCCTGGCCGCGCTGGTGCCGGCCTTGAGCTTCCTCTTCGGCAGCGCGCTCTACGGACGCACCGCGGGCCTGTTCGCCGCGCTCGCCTTCATGTTGGTGCCGCGCCAGTACTTCAACGCGGAGCTGTCCTGCTTCGACGTGCCGGTGGCGGCCCTGTGGCTGCTCGTCGTGTACGGCTTCTGGCGGGCGCTGGAGGACGTGAAGTGGGGCGTGTGGTGCGGCGTGGCCTTCGGCCTGGCGCTGGCCACCAAGCACAACGCGCTGTTCCTGCCGTTCGTGCTGACGCCCTTCGCGCTGTGGCGCGCGTGGACGGCGAGCCAGGCGGTCCCCGAGGCGCGCGCGTGGCTCCTGCGCTTCGTGGGGCTGTTCGCGGCGGTGGGCGTGTTCTACGGGCTGCTGGTGTTGTCGCTCGGCGGCGCGGACGGCTTCCAGCGCGGCTTCCTGCTGCTCAGCCCGCACACGCTCCTGTTCGCGGGGCTGGCGGCGGGCGGGACGTGGCTGCTCAAGGGCGTGGAGAAGGTGAGTCCCGAGGTGACGCGGGCGCTGGTGCCCATCGCCGCCATGGCGGTGCTCGGCCCCATCCTCTTCTACCTGCACTGGCCCTATCTCTGGCACCACCCGGTGGACCGCACGGCCTGGTACCTGGCCTTCCACGCCAAGCACAACCACTACGCCTGGTTCTACCTGGGCACCCTCCTGCGCGAGCCGCCCTTCCCCCTGGCCTACGTGGTGGTGAAGACGGCGCTCACGGTGCCCACCAGCCTGTTCGCGCCCATGGTGACGGGGCTGGTGGCGCTCGCGGCGCGCGTGGGGCTGACACGATTCGAGCGCACGCGCGCGTGGGTGACGCGGCCGGTGACGATGGCGGAGGCGCTGGTCGGGGTGAACGCGGTGACGTCCATCCTCATCATCAGCCACCCGCAGGTGCCGCACTTCGGCGGCGTGAAGCACTGGTTCCCGTCCATGGTGTTCCTCGGGCTGCTCGCCGGAGAGGCCGTGGCGCGGGGGTGCGCGGCGCTGTGGGAGCGGCTGAGGACGCGCTGGGCCTCACTGCCGTGGACCGCGGTGGCGGCGCCCGTCTTCGCGGTGCTCCTCGCGCCGGCGCTGGCGTATTCGGCGCACGTCTTCCCGTACGGGACGGCGGCCTATTCGGAGCTGGCGGGCGGGGCCGCGGGCGCGGCGACGCTGGGAATGCAGCGGCAGTTCTGGTCGAGCCACGTCACGGGCGTGCTGCCGTGGATCAACGCCCACGCGAAGCCCGGCGCGAGGCTGTTCCTCCACGAGGTCCACGGTGGTTCGTTCCGCGACTACCAGCGCAACGGCATGCTGCGCGAGGACCTGCGCGCGGTGGGCAGCCCGTTCGACGCGGACATCGTCGCGTACCAGTACCACCAGGAGTTCCGCGAGCACGAGTTCCTCACGTGGCAGGCCTTCGGCACGCGCACGCCGGCCATGGGCCTGTACCTGGACGAGACGCCCCAGGTGGTCGTCTACGTCCGGCCCGAGGCACGCTGA